One stretch of Zingiber officinale cultivar Zhangliang chromosome 6B, Zo_v1.1, whole genome shotgun sequence DNA includes these proteins:
- the LOC121990260 gene encoding protein DMP7-like, whose translation MATHQAAAAAGGHCLLADDNGRHDPAPPTALQRVYENAAHLANFLPTGTALAFHVLAPVITDDGRCPAPTDRAMTAALLLSCAISAFLLTLTDSFHDPATGHVRYGFATARGLLVIDGHGPLPPGLAARHRLKPVDFVHAFATVLVFATVAVSDNNVRSCFQPILSDDVDRAVTAMPMAVGFVVSAVFIAFPTTRHGIGYPVMHKS comes from the coding sequence ATGGCGACGCACCAAGCTGCGGCGGCCGCCGGCGGACATTGTCTGTTAGCCGACGACAACGGCCGACACGATCCGGCGCCGCCGACGGCCCTGCAGCGGGTGTACGAGAACGCGGCCCACCTGGCCAACTTCCTCCCCACCGGCACCGCCCTCGCCTTCCACGTCCTCGCCCCCGTGATCACCGACGACGGCCGCTGCCCCGCCCCGACCGACCGCGCCATGACCGCCGCCCTCCTCCTCTCCTGCGCCATCTCCGCCTTCCTCCTCACCCTCACCGACAGCTTCCACGACCCCGCGACCGGCCACGTCCGTTACGGCTTCGCCACCGCGCGCGGCCTCCTAGTCATCGACGGCCACGGGCCACTTCCTCCCGGCCTCGCCGCCCGCCACCGCCTCAAGCCCGTCGACTTCGTGCACGCCTTCGCGACGGTACTCGTCTTCGCGACCGTCGCCGTATCCGACAACAACGTCCGATCCTGTTTCCAACCGATTCTGTCGGACGACGTGGACCGCGCCGTGACGGCGATGCCGATGGCGGTCGGGTTCGTGGTCAGCGCGGTGTTCATCGCTTTCCCCACGACTCGCCACGGCATCGGATACCCTGTCATGCACAAATCTTGA
- the LOC121991098 gene encoding protein CUP-SHAPED COTYLEDON 2-like — MEIYVAGEAQLPPGFRFHPTDEELIMRYLLKKVLDGNFAGRAIAEIDLNKCEPWELPEKAKMGEKEWYFFSLRDRKYPTGLRTNRATDAGYWKATGKDREIYSSKTMSLVGMKKTLVFYRGRAPKGEKSNWVMHEYRLEGKFAYHFLSASSKDEWVVSRVFQKCGGGGGSGGKKARLALADQGCGMKGPDRESCGSYSNASEREAAHVPCFSTTTISAASTGMDLHFPPPPSAIPPTGFSSLRSLQNKLYLPVFFSDATASAALEAPQSAIAETEFDRASQADAAVRAHPMPVGSTELDCIWSF; from the exons ATGGAGATCTACGTCGCCGGCGAGGCTCAGCTGCCGCCGGGCTTCCGATTTCACCCCACCGACGAAGAGCTCATCATGCGTTACCTCCTCAAGAAAGTGCTCGACGGCAACTTCGCCGGACGCGCCATCGCCGAGATCGACCTCAACAAATGCGAGCCATGGGAGCTCCCTG AGAAGGCGAAGATGGGGGAGAAGGAATGGTACTTCTTTAGCCTTCGAGACCGGAAGTACCCCACCGGACTGCGGACCAACCGGGCCACAGACGCCGGTTACTGGAAGGCGACGGGGAAGGACCGTGAAATCTACAGCTCGAAGACGATGTCGCTGGTGGGGATGAAGAAGACGCTGGTGTTCTACAGAGGGAGAGCTCCGAAGGGGGAGAAGAGCAACTGGGTCATGCACGAGTACCGGCTCGAAGGCAAGTTCGCCTACCATTTCTTGTCGGCATCTTCCAAG GACGAGTGGGTGGTTTCCCGCGTGTTTCAGAAGTGCGGCGGTGGTGGAGGAAGCGGCGGGAAGAAGGCCCGCCTCGCGCTCGCCGACCAGGGATGCGGAATGAAGGGCCCTGACCGCGAGAGTTGCGGCTCCTATAGCAACGCCTCTGAGAGAGAGGCGGCGCACGTGCCCTGCTTCTCCACCACCACTATCTCCGCCGCCTCTACCGGCATGGACCTCCACTTCCCACCGCCTCCTTCGGCGATTCCTCCGACAGGCTTCTCAAGCCTCAGGTCGCTGCAGAATAAGCTTTACCTGCCGGTCTTCTTCTCTGATGCGACCGCGTCGGCGGCGCTGGAGGCGCCGCAGTCAGCAATCGCGGAGACGGAATTCGATCGGGCGTCGCAGGCTGACGCAGCGGTGCGCGCCCACCCGATGCCGGTAGGGTCCACTGAACTAGATTGCATTTGGAGTTTCTAA